In Rhinolophus sinicus isolate RSC01 chromosome X, ASM3656204v1, whole genome shotgun sequence, a single genomic region encodes these proteins:
- the SERPINA7 gene encoding thyroxine-binding globulin: MCYYLPSKMPLFLCLVLLVLGLHCAPPNSSDGKITTCHSPQQNATLYKMSSINADFAFNLYRRFTVETPDQNIFFSPVSISAALAMLSIGAFSRTQTQILESLGFNLTDTPTTEIQQGFQHLICSLNFPKKELELQMGNFLFIGKQLKPLPKFLDDVKRLYETEVFSTNFSNVSAAQQEINSHVEKQMKGKVVGLIQDLKPNTIMVLVNYIHFKAQWANPFDPSKTEEGSSFSVDKTTTVQVPMMHQTEQYYHLVDTELNCTVLQMDYSKNALALFVLPKEGQMEWVEGAMSSKTLKKWNRLLQKGWINLFVPKFSISATYDLGAILLKMGIQDAFADNANFLGLTEDNGLKLSKAAHKAVLHIGEKGTEAVAAPEVRFLDQAEITLRPIIQLDRSFLLLILEKSTRSILFLGKVVDPMKV, translated from the exons ATGTGCt ATTACCTTCCTTCCAAAATGCCACTGTTCCTCTGTCTGGTTCTCTTGGTACTTGGGCTTCATTGTGCACCACCTAACAGCTCTGACGGCAAAATAACCACCTGCCATTCCCCCCAACAAAATGCCACTCTCTATAAGATGTCATCCATCAATGCTGACTTTGCATTCAACTTGTACCGGAGGTTCACTGTGGAGACCCCAGatcagaacattttcttttcccctgtGAGCATTTCTGCAGCTTTGGCCATGCTCTCCATTGGGGCCTTCTCCAGGACCCAAACTCAAATCCTGGAAAGCTTGGGTTTCAACCTCACAGACACCCCAACGACAGAGATCCAGCAGGGCTTCCAGCACCTGATCTGTTCATTGAATTTTCCAAAGAAGGAGCTGGAATTACAGATGGGAAATTTCCTCTTCATTGGGAAGCAGCTGAAACCACTGCCAAAGTTCTTGGATGATGTCAAAAGACTCTATGAGACTGAAGTCTTTTCTACAAACTTCTCCAATGTTTCTGCAGCCCAGCAGGAGATCAACAGTCATGTGGAGAAGCAAATGAAAGGGAAAGTTGTGGGCCTTATTCAAGATCTCAAACCAAACACCATCATGGTCCTGGTAAATTATATTCACTTTAAAG cTCAGTGGGCAAATCCTTTTGACCCATCCAAGACCGAAGAAGGTTCCAGCTTCTCAGTGGACAAGACCACAACAGTGCAAGTGCCCATGATGCACCAGACGGAACAATATTACCACCTGGTGGACACAGAGCTGAACTGCACGGTGCTGCAGATGGACTACAGCAAGAATGCTCTGGCACTCTTTGTCCTTCCCAAGGAGGGCCAGATGGAGTGGGTGGAAGGGGCCATGTCATCAAAAACACTGAAGAAGTGGAATCGCTTACTGCAGAAGGG gtGGATTAACTTGTTTGTTCCAaagttttccatttctgccaCATATGACCTTGGAGCTATCCTTCTGAAGATGGGCATCCAGGATGCCTTTGCTGACAATGCCAATTTTCTTGGACTCACAGAGGACAATGGTCTTAAACTTTCTAAA GCTGCCCACAAGGCTGTGCTGCACATTGGTGAAAAGGGAACCGAAGCTGTAGCTGCCCCTGAAGTCAGATTTCTGGATCAGGCTGAGATAACTCTCCGCCCTATCATCCAATTAGATAGATCTTTCCTATTGTTGATTTTGGAGAAAAGCACCAGGAGCATTCTCTTTCTAGGTAAAGTTGTGGACCCAATGAAAGTGTAG